Proteins from a genomic interval of Streptomyces sp. NBC_01445:
- a CDS encoding MFS transporter produces the protein MTTRSVTESEAPAAPPGTSLPARPRGRGNNVRWGIAVLCFGGLAVNYLDRSTLSVALPSMSDDLHIGPETQGFILSAFFITYALCQLPAGALLDKYGVKRVFAIGAIWWSVATVGMGLVRGVGSLVGARMLLGAGEAAGYPAPAKAVSRWFPRHERTLANSVWDNGARVGTAIALPLVTMLVSVFHWRVAFIACGLLGFLWIIGWWRLYHEPADHPKLTAEERAYIEAGGAHTDETPAQEADAPKVRWRDLFRYRTVWGMMLGFFCLNYVIYFFITWFPSYLVDERGFDLLKLGFFGTVPGLVAIFGSLLGGFTADRLLRKGWSTTKVRKTCLVSGTLCSSVIALTVVVPTASGALALLSLSYASLTFSTASVASLPADVAPTAGHVASLAGIQNFASNVAGILGPIVTGFLLASSGGSYLVPLLVSGALSVVGALTYAFVIKRVEPLPVR, from the coding sequence ATGACCACCCGCTCCGTCACCGAGAGTGAGGCGCCGGCTGCCCCGCCCGGCACCTCACTCCCCGCCCGCCCGCGCGGCCGGGGGAACAACGTCCGCTGGGGCATAGCCGTCCTGTGCTTCGGCGGCCTCGCGGTCAACTACCTGGACCGCTCCACGCTCAGCGTCGCGCTGCCGTCCATGTCGGACGACCTGCACATCGGTCCCGAGACGCAGGGCTTCATCCTCAGTGCCTTCTTCATCACGTACGCGCTGTGCCAACTGCCCGCCGGGGCGCTCCTGGACAAGTACGGCGTGAAGCGGGTCTTCGCGATCGGCGCCATCTGGTGGTCGGTGGCCACCGTCGGGATGGGCCTGGTCCGCGGCGTCGGCTCGCTCGTCGGCGCCCGGATGCTGCTCGGCGCCGGTGAGGCCGCCGGATATCCCGCACCCGCGAAGGCCGTCTCCCGCTGGTTCCCCCGTCATGAACGAACCCTCGCCAACAGCGTCTGGGACAACGGCGCGCGCGTCGGCACCGCCATCGCCCTGCCGCTGGTGACGATGCTGGTCTCCGTGTTCCACTGGCGGGTCGCGTTCATCGCCTGCGGCCTGCTCGGCTTCCTGTGGATCATCGGCTGGTGGCGGCTCTACCACGAGCCCGCCGACCACCCGAAGCTGACCGCCGAGGAGCGGGCCTACATCGAGGCGGGCGGCGCTCACACCGACGAGACGCCCGCGCAGGAGGCGGACGCGCCCAAGGTGCGCTGGCGGGACCTGTTCCGCTACCGGACGGTCTGGGGCATGATGCTCGGCTTCTTCTGCCTCAACTACGTCATCTACTTCTTCATCACCTGGTTCCCCAGCTACCTCGTCGACGAGCGCGGCTTCGACCTCCTCAAGCTCGGCTTCTTCGGCACGGTCCCGGGTCTGGTCGCCATCTTCGGATCGCTGCTCGGCGGCTTCACCGCCGACCGGCTGCTCCGCAAGGGCTGGTCCACCACCAAGGTCCGCAAGACCTGTCTGGTCTCCGGCACGCTGTGCTCGTCCGTGATCGCGCTCACCGTCGTCGTGCCGACCGCGTCCGGCGCCCTCGCGCTGCTCTCCCTCAGCTACGCCTCGCTGACCTTCTCCACCGCGTCCGTCGCGTCGCTGCCCGCCGACGTGGCGCCGACCGCCGGGCATGTCGCCTCGCTCGCCGGTATCCAGAACTTCGCCTCGAACGTGGCGGGGATACTCGGCCCGATCGTCACCGGATTCCTGCTGGCGTCCTCCGGGGGCTCGTACCTGGTGCCGCTCCTGGTGTCCGGCGCCCTGTCCGTCGTCGGCGCCCTCACCTACGCGTTCGTCATCAAGCGCGTCGAACCACTGCCGGTGCGCTAG
- a CDS encoding GntR family transcriptional regulator → MAAQRRETRQTRRTEAEAPRPRESVRARVHALLRARITSLALLPGAPLSENELAGELDVSRTPVREALILLGEESLVDVFPKFGTFVSRISVDAVLEAQFMREALELAALREAVKKSGAQDITALRAILDAQRAALKAGDADAFFEQDEAFHRRLMEASGHRTLWRTVATAKAHLDRARRLSLPLPHRIETLVDEHTTVVDALERRDGARAEDALRGHLQGVFDDIGTIRASHPELFADPHEQPGAPPRPRVHPGLRT, encoded by the coding sequence ATGGCAGCTCAGCGGCGGGAAACGAGACAGACGCGACGGACCGAGGCGGAGGCACCGCGTCCGCGCGAGTCGGTCCGGGCCCGGGTGCACGCCCTGCTGCGGGCGCGGATCACCTCCCTCGCGCTCCTGCCGGGCGCGCCCCTGTCGGAGAACGAGCTGGCCGGGGAGCTGGACGTCAGCCGCACCCCGGTACGCGAGGCGCTGATCCTGCTGGGCGAGGAGTCGCTGGTCGACGTCTTCCCCAAGTTCGGTACGTTCGTCTCGCGGATCAGCGTCGACGCCGTCCTGGAAGCCCAGTTCATGCGGGAGGCGCTCGAACTGGCTGCGCTGCGCGAGGCGGTGAAGAAGTCCGGCGCGCAGGACATCACGGCACTGCGCGCCATCCTCGACGCACAGCGGGCCGCGCTGAAGGCGGGGGACGCGGACGCGTTCTTCGAGCAGGACGAGGCCTTCCACCGCCGCCTGATGGAGGCGAGCGGCCACCGCACGCTGTGGCGCACGGTGGCGACCGCCAAGGCGCACCTCGACCGGGCCCGCCGGCTGAGTCTGCCGCTGCCGCACCGGATCGAGACGCTGGTCGACGAGCACACCACGGTGGTCGACGCGCTGGAACGGCGGGACGGGGCGCGCGCCGAGGACGCGCTGCGCGGACACCTTCAGGGCGTCTTCGACGACATCGGAACGATCCGGGCGAGCCACCCGGAGCTGTTCGCGGATCCGCATGAGCAGCCGGGCGCCCCGCCCCGCCCGCGAGTCCACCCCGGGCTGCGCACCTGA
- a CDS encoding putative T7SS-secreted protein: MGLGDIVDGVKGGINKGLSAGEDLIDEGKKKVGEGVDYATNKVGDGLDYVGLHGAADAVEDWGDDVASDLGATPGEQQLGQTEEANELVHGNPDKIRESSKHLKDFHTAFDHVSQGMKKVDSSGWAGEGGDAFRKKFGVHPTKWAQASDACDKAAGALDAYADTVKWAQGKAMEAVELYKKGQQASKDAVDAYNKKVDAYNAKIKANEDPGAKPEPFQDPGKADIDKAHETLAEARKQRNTAASDAQGKVKAALAHAPAEPPPLDRLGNDLVDGYQAYNTELTHVVGGALKGTAGLLNFARGLNPTDPYNLTHPAAYMQNVSMTLSGLVSTAAHPERIVTAAVDGFKKDPSEFVGRLLPELIGTKGAGLARGGLRLGLKKGMEEGAETGVRRATRDAERHAEPDGQKKCNGTDPVDLATGLMYLPQTDVELPGALPLAFTRRAESGYELGRWFGPSWSSTLDQRLEIDAQGVVFVTEDGLLLVYPHPAPGVPVLPSHGPRRPLNRVDNGYTVSDPGTGRVWHFADRGERSAVIEQIDDRNGNWITFEYDSEGTPLTITSSGGHHLVCAVSGGRVRALALADAAGGRGNLEIKRYGYSDEGHLTEVFNSSGLPLRFSYDERGRITSWTDTNDRSYTYEYDDRDRCVAEGGAEGHMALRLAYAEPDPRTGHRVTTTTTGEGHTRRFLVDASHRVIAETDPLGATTHYRRDRFDRLLSRTDPLGNVTAFRYDEAGNLIHVVRADGREAHAEYNQLGLPVKVTNPDGTTWRQTYDERGNRLTATTPAGATTHFTYDAAGRLTSVVDPLGATTAIRCDRAGLPVEVTDPLGATTTYERDAFGRPVAVRDPLGATTRLEWNTEGRLISRTAPDGSTETWSYDGEGNCTAHTDAVGNVTRSTHTHFDLTATRTTPDEAQYTFTHDSELRLTEVTNPQGLTWSYEYDSAGRLVRQTDFDGRSVHYEHDAAGRMTARTNTLGQTVRYVYDELGRVVRKETSAGATTFAYDLTGRLARSDGPDSSIAILRDRFGRVRSETVDGRVLSYSYDELGRRTGRTTPSGAESAWTYDVAGRSVQLTTAGRDVGFAYDAAGHEIGRRVGTSLALANSFDELGRLTSQSVTAPGEGRCVQRRAYTYRADGHLLGVEDLVSGTQRFELDVIGRVTGVEGNGWSESYAYDLAGNLTAASWPNEHPGHAATGARSYSGTRLTRAGRVHYEHDALGRVTVRRKRRLSGSTEVWRYEWDPEDRLVSTVTPDGRRWQYTYDALGRRSAKTCLAPDGETVIERTVFTWDGTNLCEQVTVSPELPRPVALTWDHAGQRPITQTERVLAPGSPGEERPMTPQEVDSRFFAMVTDLVGTPTELIDESGDIAWRRRSTVWGTTAWASDSSTYTPLRFPGQYFDPESGLHYNYFRHYDPETARYVSPDPLGLTPAPNPSSYVDNPHTWSDPLGLAPECPPKGEHSNPFERREDAERAAFEVAGVPYGATPDAEWVVMGDKTLKHMPGHVYSKDPTHWGNFRQFETPDGSRVVVEHTHDPAGPHFHAGAPKGFTEADRSRDLVNFGWDNTREGYSTMERYRALDKPGGDHHFFHKNN; this comes from the coding sequence ATGGGGCTCGGCGACATCGTCGACGGCGTCAAGGGCGGTATCAACAAAGGGCTTTCGGCCGGCGAGGACCTCATCGACGAGGGCAAGAAGAAGGTCGGCGAGGGCGTCGACTACGCGACGAACAAGGTCGGCGACGGGCTGGACTACGTCGGTCTGCACGGTGCCGCGGACGCGGTGGAGGACTGGGGCGACGACGTCGCCTCGGATCTGGGTGCCACGCCCGGCGAGCAGCAGCTCGGACAGACCGAGGAGGCCAACGAGCTCGTCCACGGCAACCCGGACAAGATCCGCGAGTCCTCGAAGCATCTCAAGGACTTCCACACCGCGTTCGACCATGTCTCACAGGGGATGAAGAAGGTCGACTCGTCCGGGTGGGCGGGCGAGGGCGGTGACGCGTTCCGCAAGAAGTTCGGCGTGCACCCGACCAAGTGGGCCCAGGCGTCCGACGCGTGCGACAAGGCGGCCGGCGCGCTGGACGCGTACGCGGACACGGTCAAGTGGGCGCAGGGCAAGGCCATGGAAGCCGTAGAGCTGTACAAGAAGGGGCAGCAGGCGTCCAAGGACGCGGTTGACGCCTACAACAAGAAAGTCGACGCCTACAACGCCAAGATCAAGGCGAACGAGGACCCCGGCGCGAAGCCCGAGCCGTTCCAGGACCCCGGCAAGGCCGACATCGACAAGGCCCACGAGACGCTCGCCGAGGCGCGCAAGCAGCGCAACACCGCGGCCTCCGACGCCCAGGGCAAGGTCAAGGCGGCCCTCGCACACGCTCCCGCCGAGCCGCCGCCGCTCGACCGCCTCGGCAACGACCTGGTAGACGGCTACCAGGCCTACAACACGGAACTCACCCACGTCGTCGGCGGCGCCCTCAAAGGCACTGCGGGACTGCTCAACTTCGCCCGCGGCCTGAACCCCACCGACCCCTACAACCTCACGCACCCGGCCGCGTACATGCAGAACGTCTCCATGACGCTCTCCGGCCTCGTCTCCACCGCCGCGCACCCCGAACGCATCGTCACCGCCGCCGTCGACGGCTTCAAGAAGGACCCCTCCGAGTTCGTGGGGCGCCTCCTTCCCGAGCTCATCGGCACCAAGGGCGCCGGACTCGCCCGCGGTGGCCTGCGCCTGGGGCTCAAGAAGGGAATGGAAGAAGGTGCGGAGACAGGCGTACGGCGCGCCACGCGCGATGCCGAGCGCCACGCCGAGCCCGACGGGCAGAAGAAGTGCAATGGCACCGACCCGGTCGACCTCGCCACGGGGCTCATGTATCTGCCCCAGACCGACGTCGAACTGCCGGGAGCGCTACCGCTCGCCTTCACGCGTCGCGCCGAGTCCGGGTACGAGCTCGGCCGTTGGTTCGGGCCTTCCTGGTCGTCGACGCTGGACCAGCGCCTGGAGATCGACGCGCAAGGGGTGGTCTTCGTCACCGAGGACGGTCTCCTTCTCGTGTATCCCCATCCCGCTCCCGGGGTGCCCGTACTGCCCTCGCACGGCCCCCGTCGCCCACTGAACCGTGTCGACAACGGTTACACGGTCAGCGATCCGGGCACCGGGCGCGTCTGGCACTTCGCCGACCGGGGCGAGCGATCGGCGGTGATCGAGCAGATCGATGACCGCAACGGCAATTGGATCACCTTTGAGTACGACTCCGAGGGCACGCCGCTGACCATCACCTCCAGCGGAGGCCACCATCTGGTGTGCGCCGTTTCCGGCGGACGGGTCCGTGCTCTGGCGCTGGCCGACGCTGCCGGCGGCCGCGGGAACCTGGAGATCAAGAGGTACGGCTACTCGGACGAGGGCCATCTCACCGAGGTCTTCAACTCCTCCGGGCTCCCGCTGCGCTTCAGCTACGACGAGCGCGGCCGCATCACCTCCTGGACCGACACCAACGACCGCTCGTACACCTACGAGTACGACGACCGGGACCGCTGCGTGGCCGAAGGCGGAGCGGAAGGCCATATGGCTCTTCGCCTGGCCTATGCAGAGCCTGACCCGCGCACAGGGCACCGCGTCACCACGACGACGACCGGCGAGGGCCACACCCGGCGATTCCTCGTCGATGCCTCGCACCGTGTGATCGCCGAGACGGACCCGCTCGGAGCCACCACCCACTACCGACGTGACCGCTTCGACCGGCTCTTGTCCCGCACCGATCCGCTCGGAAACGTCACCGCCTTCCGGTACGACGAAGCGGGCAACCTCATCCACGTGGTGCGCGCCGACGGGCGCGAGGCCCACGCCGAGTACAACCAGCTCGGCCTGCCGGTAAAGGTGACCAATCCCGACGGCACGACGTGGCGCCAGACCTATGACGAACGCGGCAACCGCCTGACTGCCACGACCCCTGCCGGTGCGACGACGCACTTCACCTACGACGCGGCGGGCCGCCTCACCTCCGTGGTCGACCCGCTCGGCGCCACCACAGCAATTCGCTGTGATCGTGCGGGCCTTCCGGTCGAGGTCACGGATCCGCTCGGTGCGACCACCACGTACGAACGTGATGCCTTCGGTCGGCCTGTCGCCGTCAGGGACCCGCTCGGGGCGACGACCCGCCTGGAATGGAACACCGAGGGCCGGCTCATTAGCCGTACCGCTCCGGACGGCAGCACCGAGACGTGGTCGTACGACGGGGAGGGCAACTGCACCGCCCACACCGACGCCGTCGGCAACGTGACGCGAAGCACCCACACGCACTTCGACCTGACGGCCACACGCACGACGCCGGACGAAGCGCAGTACACGTTCACGCACGACTCGGAACTGCGCCTCACCGAGGTCACCAACCCGCAGGGCCTCACTTGGAGTTACGAGTACGACAGCGCCGGGCGGCTGGTCCGGCAGACCGACTTCGACGGACGTAGCGTCCACTACGAGCACGACGCCGCCGGGCGCATGACGGCCCGGACCAACACCCTTGGCCAAACGGTGCGTTACGTCTACGACGAGCTCGGCAGGGTCGTGCGGAAGGAGACCTCCGCGGGAGCCACCACCTTCGCCTACGATCTCACCGGCCGGCTCGCCCGGTCCGACGGGCCGGACAGCTCGATCGCCATCCTGCGGGACCGCTTCGGGCGCGTGCGTTCCGAGACGGTCGACGGTCGCGTACTGAGCTATTCCTACGACGAGTTGGGGAGGCGGACCGGGAGGACCACGCCCAGCGGCGCCGAGTCCGCCTGGACCTACGACGTGGCAGGGCGCAGCGTGCAGCTGACGACCGCGGGGCGTGATGTGGGCTTCGCGTACGACGCCGCCGGCCACGAGATCGGTCGCCGCGTCGGGACCTCCCTCGCACTGGCCAACTCCTTCGACGAGCTGGGCCGCCTCACCTCGCAGTCTGTCACCGCGCCGGGCGAGGGCCGATGCGTCCAGCGCCGCGCGTACACCTACCGCGCGGACGGCCACCTGCTGGGCGTCGAGGATCTCGTGTCCGGCACCCAGCGGTTCGAGCTGGACGTGATCGGCCGCGTGACCGGCGTCGAGGGCAACGGCTGGTCGGAGTCGTACGCCTACGATCTCGCGGGTAATCTGACCGCTGCCTCCTGGCCGAACGAGCATCCCGGCCATGCGGCCACCGGCGCGCGCTCGTACTCCGGAACCCGCCTCACCCGGGCTGGACGTGTTCACTACGAGCACGACGCGCTGGGCCGTGTCACCGTGCGCCGCAAGCGCCGCCTCTCGGGCTCGACAGAGGTCTGGCGCTACGAGTGGGACCCCGAGGACCGACTCGTCTCCACGGTCACCCCTGACGGCAGGCGGTGGCAGTACACGTACGACGCGCTGGGGCGACGCAGCGCGAAGACCTGTCTGGCACCCGACGGCGAGACCGTCATCGAGCGCACCGTGTTCACCTGGGACGGCACGAACCTTTGCGAGCAGGTGACGGTGTCCCCGGAGCTGCCCCGACCGGTCGCCCTCACCTGGGACCACGCCGGGCAACGGCCCATCACCCAGACCGAGCGGGTGCTGGCACCCGGGTCACCGGGCGAGGAGCGCCCGATGACCCCGCAGGAGGTCGACTCGCGGTTCTTCGCCATGGTCACCGACCTGGTCGGCACTCCCACGGAGCTCATAGACGAGTCCGGGGACATCGCGTGGCGCCGGCGCAGCACCGTGTGGGGCACGACGGCCTGGGCGAGTGACAGCAGCACGTATACGCCGCTCCGTTTCCCCGGGCAGTACTTCGACCCGGAATCCGGGCTGCACTACAACTACTTCCGCCATTACGACCCCGAGACGGCACGCTATGTCTCACCCGATCCGCTCGGCCTGACTCCGGCACCCAACCCCTCCTCTTACGTGGACAACCCGCATACCTGGTCGGACCCGCTCGGGCTCGCGCCGGAGTGTCCGCCCAAGGGCGAGCATTCCAACCCCTTCGAGCGCCGGGAGGACGCCGAGAGGGCCGCCTTCGAGGTGGCCGGCGTCCCCTACGGGGCCACCCCGGACGCGGAATGGGTGGTCATGGGGGACAAGACCCTCAAGCACATGCCCGGGCACGTCTACTCGAAGGACCCCACCCACTGGGGCAACTTCCGGCAGTTCGAGACTCCGGACGGCTCCAGAGTGGTCGTCGAGCACACTCACGATCCGGCCGGACCCCACTTCCACGCCGGGGCACCCAAGGGCTTCACCGAGGCGGACCGGAGCCGAGACCTCGTCAACTTCGGCTGGGACAACACGCGAGAGGGCTACAGCACGATGGAACGCTATCGCGCGTTGGACAAACCGGGCGGAGACCACCACTTCTTCCACAAGAACAACTGA
- a CDS encoding NADH:flavin oxidoreductase has protein sequence MLVHIPTGTYEEPSVTDAASPVSRAAEILSRPVALNGLKVPNRIAMAPMTRMFSPNGIPGEDVRSYYSRRAAAGVGLIVTEGTYVGHDSAGESDRVPRFHGEEQLAGWAKVAEDVHAAGGTIVPQLWHIGMVRQQGKPPFAEAPAVGPSGLRIDGTEGTGKAMTQGDLDDVIGAFAQAAKDAERIGFDGVEVHGAHGYLLDQFLWAGTNRRTDGYGGDAVARTKFAAEIVAAIRENVSPGFPVIFRYSQWKQEAYEARLAETPEELEAILSPLAAAGVDAFHASTRRYWNPEFDGSDLNLAGWTKKLTGKPTITVGSVGLDGDFIRAFMGEGSAVKGIDDLLDRLERDEFDMVAVGRALLQDPEWAAKVLEGRFDELKPYDAAAALKTLS, from the coding sequence ATGCTTGTGCACATACCGACTGGTACCTATGAGGAGCCCTCTGTGACTGACGCCGCGTCGCCTGTTTCCCGCGCTGCCGAGATCCTGTCCCGCCCTGTCGCACTGAACGGTCTGAAAGTCCCGAACCGCATCGCGATGGCGCCCATGACGCGCATGTTCTCGCCGAACGGCATCCCGGGTGAGGACGTTCGGTCCTACTACTCCCGCCGCGCCGCCGCGGGCGTGGGCCTGATCGTCACCGAGGGGACCTACGTCGGCCACGACTCGGCCGGCGAGAGCGACCGGGTGCCGCGCTTCCACGGCGAGGAGCAGCTGGCCGGCTGGGCGAAGGTCGCCGAGGACGTGCACGCGGCGGGCGGCACGATCGTGCCGCAGCTCTGGCACATCGGCATGGTGCGCCAGCAGGGCAAGCCGCCCTTCGCCGAGGCCCCGGCCGTCGGCCCCTCGGGCCTTCGCATCGACGGCACCGAGGGCACGGGCAAGGCGATGACACAGGGTGACCTGGACGACGTCATCGGCGCGTTCGCGCAGGCCGCCAAGGACGCGGAGCGCATCGGCTTCGACGGCGTCGAGGTGCACGGCGCCCACGGATACCTGCTCGACCAGTTCCTCTGGGCCGGGACCAACCGCCGTACCGACGGCTACGGCGGCGACGCCGTGGCCCGCACGAAGTTCGCCGCCGAGATCGTCGCCGCGATCCGCGAGAACGTCTCCCCCGGATTCCCGGTGATCTTCCGCTACTCGCAGTGGAAGCAGGAGGCCTACGAGGCGCGGCTCGCCGAGACCCCTGAGGAGCTCGAGGCGATCCTCAGCCCGCTCGCCGCGGCCGGCGTCGACGCCTTCCACGCCTCCACCCGCCGCTACTGGAACCCGGAGTTCGACGGCTCGGACCTGAACCTGGCGGGCTGGACCAAGAAGCTCACCGGCAAGCCCACCATCACGGTCGGCTCCGTCGGCCTCGACGGCGACTTCATCCGCGCCTTCATGGGCGAGGGCTCCGCGGTCAAGGGCATCGACGACCTCCTCGACCGCCTGGAGCGCGACGAGTTCGACATGGTCGCCGTCGGCCGCGCCCTGCTCCAGGACCCGGAGTGGGCGGCGAAGGTCCTGGAGGGCCGCTTCGACGAGCTGAAGCCGTACGACGCGGCAGCAGCGCTCAAGACCCTGAGCTAG
- a CDS encoding NADP-dependent oxidoreductase, translated as MRAVIQKSFGGPEVLEVVETQRPKPLSGEVLVKVHASAVNPVDVAARSGAFPLLGEPPFGVGWDISGVVEEAAPGSRFAVGDEVYGMPFFPRAATGYAEYVAAPSRQLARKPASVDHVHAAAIPLAALTAWQGLVQAAGVKEGDRVLIQRAAGGVGHFAVQIAKARGAHVTATASAARHDFLRGLGADELIDYRTAEFTDVVKDADIVLDSLAQGDRSLGALRPGGVLISILEHGDPELAARVEAAGRRFAGISVEPDYAALEAIAELVDAGAIRPHVEETFPLAEAGKAHELVASGHVQGKIVLTV; from the coding sequence GTGCGTGCAGTGATTCAGAAGTCCTTCGGTGGTCCCGAGGTTCTCGAGGTCGTCGAGACGCAGCGGCCGAAGCCGCTCTCCGGTGAGGTCCTCGTCAAGGTGCACGCCAGCGCGGTCAACCCGGTGGACGTGGCCGCCAGGTCCGGCGCCTTCCCGCTGCTCGGCGAGCCCCCGTTCGGCGTCGGCTGGGACATCTCCGGGGTCGTCGAGGAGGCCGCCCCCGGCAGCCGGTTCGCCGTGGGCGACGAGGTCTACGGGATGCCGTTCTTCCCCCGCGCCGCCACCGGTTACGCCGAGTACGTCGCGGCCCCGTCCCGCCAGCTGGCCCGTAAGCCCGCGTCGGTCGACCACGTGCACGCCGCCGCGATCCCCCTCGCCGCGCTCACCGCGTGGCAGGGCCTCGTGCAGGCCGCCGGCGTGAAGGAGGGCGACCGGGTCCTGATCCAGCGGGCGGCAGGCGGTGTCGGCCACTTCGCCGTGCAGATCGCCAAGGCGCGGGGCGCCCATGTGACCGCCACGGCCAGTGCGGCCCGGCACGACTTCCTCCGCGGCCTCGGCGCCGACGAGCTCATCGACTACCGGACCGCCGAATTCACCGACGTCGTCAAGGACGCCGACATCGTCCTCGACTCGCTGGCCCAGGGTGATCGGTCCCTCGGCGCGCTGCGTCCCGGCGGCGTGCTCATCAGCATCCTGGAGCACGGTGACCCGGAGCTCGCCGCGCGGGTGGAGGCGGCCGGGCGGCGTTTCGCCGGCATCTCGGTCGAGCCGGACTACGCCGCGCTCGAGGCGATCGCCGAACTCGTCGACGCGGGCGCGATCCGTCCGCACGTCGAGGAGACGTTCCCGCTGGCGGAGGCGGGCAAGGCGCACGAGCTGGTCGCCTCGGGGCATGTACAGGGCAAGATTGTCCTGACGGTCTGA
- a CDS encoding AraC family transcriptional regulator: MDILTEALASMRTGHPASVRTNGRAPWGLRLPPVAGAGFHVVLYGTCWLVPLEDAAPHLKPIPLSPGDVVFLRDGRGHILADHPSSRAEEPRAEHFREGSPIGSVTLGGDGPETSLLCGNYHLDQGRPHPLVRQLPEVVHLPTRHGRHPELSVAVQLLGSELENPRIGSDGIVPTLIDSLLLYILRAWLDDQPASAAQGWAAALGDSAVAPALAAIHDDPSIQWTVEGLAERAGLSRAAFARRFAALVGEPPMAYLTRWRMTTAARLLRESDAPLTAVAARTGYGSEFAFAKAFKREYGLAPGGYRRQARVA, translated from the coding sequence ATGGACATCCTCACCGAGGCGCTGGCCTCGATGCGCACGGGACACCCGGCGTCCGTCCGCACCAACGGCCGCGCCCCCTGGGGCCTGCGGCTGCCCCCGGTCGCCGGCGCGGGATTCCACGTGGTGCTGTACGGGACCTGCTGGCTGGTCCCGCTGGAGGACGCGGCCCCGCATCTGAAGCCGATCCCGCTGAGCCCGGGCGATGTCGTCTTCCTGCGCGACGGGCGGGGCCACATCCTCGCCGACCACCCCTCCAGCCGGGCCGAGGAGCCCAGGGCCGAGCACTTCCGGGAGGGGTCGCCGATCGGCTCGGTGACGCTCGGCGGGGACGGCCCCGAGACCAGCCTGCTGTGCGGCAACTACCACCTGGACCAGGGCCGCCCGCACCCGCTGGTGCGCCAGCTGCCCGAGGTGGTCCACCTGCCGACGCGGCACGGCCGCCACCCGGAACTGAGCGTCGCGGTCCAGCTCCTCGGCTCCGAGCTGGAGAATCCGCGGATCGGCTCGGACGGCATCGTGCCCACCCTGATCGACTCGCTGCTCCTCTACATCCTGCGCGCCTGGCTGGACGATCAGCCGGCCTCGGCGGCGCAGGGCTGGGCCGCGGCGCTCGGGGACTCGGCTGTCGCGCCCGCGCTTGCGGCGATTCACGACGACCCGTCGATCCAGTGGACCGTCGAGGGGCTGGCCGAGCGGGCGGGTCTGTCCCGCGCCGCGTTCGCCAGGCGGTTCGCCGCGCTGGTGGGGGAGCCGCCCATGGCGTATCTGACCCGCTGGCGCATGACGACGGCGGCCCGGCTGCTGCGGGAGTCCGACGCGCCCCTGACGGCGGTCGCCGCGCGCACCGGATACGGCTCTGAGTTCGCCTTCGCCAAGGCGTTCAAGCGGGAGTACGGGCTCGCCCCGGGCGGTTACCGGCGGCAGGCGAGGGTGGCGTAG
- a CDS encoding TetR/AcrR family transcriptional regulator: MTGPIPPLVTTSGTQGGPTDLALTPAGEQPALRADAARNRTRLLEAASRLLSGCGAANLTMEAVAKAAGVGKGTVFRRFGDRTGLLIALLDHREQQLQAAFLSGPPPLGPDAPALERLHAFGPALIRHERDHHKLILAARTDPLRNYAVPANRLRHTHVMLLLRQAGVEGDTDLLAHTLLAAADTALVHHLTVERGMPLDRVEAGWHDLLDRLARES, from the coding sequence ATGACCGGCCCCATCCCCCCTCTCGTCACGACGTCCGGCACCCAGGGCGGCCCGACCGACCTCGCCCTGACACCGGCGGGCGAGCAGCCTGCGCTGCGCGCGGACGCGGCGCGCAACCGCACACGCCTACTGGAGGCCGCGTCGCGCCTGCTGTCCGGGTGCGGGGCGGCGAACCTGACCATGGAGGCGGTGGCGAAGGCGGCCGGGGTCGGCAAGGGGACGGTCTTCCGCCGCTTCGGCGACCGCACCGGGCTGCTCATCGCCCTCCTGGACCACCGGGAGCAGCAGCTTCAGGCCGCGTTCCTGTCGGGCCCGCCGCCACTGGGCCCGGACGCGCCCGCCCTGGAGCGCCTGCACGCCTTCGGACCCGCCCTCATCCGCCACGAGCGGGACCACCACAAGCTGATCCTCGCCGCGCGCACCGACCCCCTGCGCAACTACGCGGTCCCGGCGAACCGGCTGCGCCACACGCACGTCATGCTGCTGCTGCGCCAGGCGGGCGTGGAGGGTGACACCGATCTCCTCGCGCACACGCTGCTGGCCGCCGCGGACACCGCGCTCGTCCACCATCTGACCGTCGAGCGGGGCATGCCGCTGGACCGCGTGGAGGCGGGATGGCACGACCTGCTCGACCGGCTCGCGCGAGAGTCCTGA